In Ahaetulla prasina isolate Xishuangbanna chromosome 5, ASM2864084v1, whole genome shotgun sequence, the following are encoded in one genomic region:
- the RPL24 gene encoding LOW QUALITY PROTEIN: large ribosomal subunit protein eL24 (The sequence of the model RefSeq protein was modified relative to this genomic sequence to represent the inferred CDS: deleted 1 base in 1 codon; substituted 1 base at 1 genomic stop codon) — protein sequence MPSMHVPGLQNVQRNPPQINWSVLYRRKHHKGQSEEVQKRYKRNVHAMLLKGHRAITGTSLAEMAKRHQNSDGIQPKPEVXKAQREQVIRAAQEAKKAKQATKKTTKGPNKDCTKTKTL from the exons atgccttccatgcatgtgcctggcctccaGAATGTCCAG aGAAACCCCCCTCAGATCAATTGGAGTGTTCTGTACAGGAGGAAGCACCACAAAGGACAATCAGAAGAGGTACAAAAGCGGTACAAAAGAAACGTACACGCCATGCTGTTAAAGGGCCATAGAGCAATCACAGGTACTTCTTTGGCTGAAATGGCTAAGAGACACCagaacagtgatgggattcagcca aAGCCTGAAGTGTGAAAAGCTCAAAGGGAACAGGTCATTAGAGCTGCCCAGGAGGCAAAG AAGGCTAAGCAAGCAACTAAGAAAACAACAAAGGGCCCCAACAAAGATTGCaccaaaacaaaaacattgtGA